One Primulina eburnea isolate SZY01 chromosome 4, ASM2296580v1, whole genome shotgun sequence genomic window, TCCCATCTTTGGCAGGTATCATGGGTTCAAAAAGACCTTCCAACTGAATCGTGCCAAACTTGTCGAATTGTTGGATTTACGTCAAAATGGAACTTTATCGTGGGATGAATTTTCCTTTGCTGTTCGGCAGGCTCATGAAAATAGAACAGGTCAGCCAATTCGTAGAAGGGTTATTTCCGACAAGGCTAAAGAAGAAGATTATTTCTATGCAAATCCTCAAGAATGCTTATGTGAAGGTATGAATTGTGGATACTCATCGAGTCCCGGCAATACAACCACAGTATAGTCCGGTGAAATATATGTCTGAAATTTATTAGATATTCAGTAACTCGACCTGCATACGTGCCTTTAGTggtgaaaaaaattatatcctCTTTTATAAGCCAAGCTAGGTATGGATATGGACAGCACTTGTCGTGCATTTTAGGAAATTGCCATATGTTTAGTTGAAAGGTCTTGCCGAGGAAAGTCAAGATGTGGGCTTCATTCGAGTTCCGATAACAATGGAAGAAGGTAAAAATGAGAAAAAAGGTGCTACTGCCTCAAGGATTTAGCATCCGTagtgttttttgtttttcttttctcCTATTTGTTGAAGCAGTGTTTCTCCCTTGATAACACAGCTATATTATACACACTGGTTTCCTTGTACTTTCTGTCATGAGAAAGTCATGAGCAGAACTAACCCATTTATCGAAAGAGTGTCATGGAATAAACATCAAGTGTGCTTTTTATTCAATTATTCGGGTTTAGTATATTGAGACGTGCATTGCCTTTTAACATTCATGATGTACAATTGAAGCCTGTTAACACTCGGCAGGTAGAGTACTACACAATGCAAAAACAATCTAAAAATTCCCTCATCCGTAACCATTTTACAAGAAGTGAACCTCAATAAACTGTTTACAGTACCCTTTTCTCCAATAAATTATCGAAGTGTGCTGTGAAATGCTAGATATGTTCTGCAGTTCCTGAGAATTCTTTTCGCAATTTTTGCACATGTAAACATAAGTTTGCCCTTTGAAGAAATCACTAGATTCATATGAGAATCGATGTTATCCCCTTACTTCGGTTCCCAGAAGATTATATCACCTTGCTCCCCGACCAGACCAAGATCTTTAAGTCTCCTTTCTTGGTAATATTCCAGTGCATCTAATTCCAACTCCCTTTCCTTGAAGACATCATATATTTGTTGTAATACCCTTTTCTCTCCTAATCTTACACCAACTGCAGTTTGAAGCCTTGGACTAAGGGTCCCTCCCTCCTTCAGCTTTTCATCCTGTCATTTGcttgaatatttatttgtgtTCTGGAAGTCGAATGGATGAAACGAAGAGGATAAACAGATAAAATGGTTACCTCTTCAATGGTCGTATGATATCCAGATAATGCAGATTCACATGCTCGGCAAACAGTTTGGCATATTAGCTCTTCATTTGCACGGCTAACAGGCAATTCAAGGAACCCCCAAATGGAGTTTCTGAAAATCGACTCCAGAAGAAAAGCATCCGTTCCACCAAGTGCTACCAGCCGAAGATATGGAAGCATAGCCGTTGGAAGAGGTTGGCCGTACTTAATGTCAAAATAAGCAGTTTCCCCTAAATCATTTATCTCAGCTATATCCAACTTGTCAGCATAAAAATCATCAGTCTCTGATATTCCCAACGTCAATGTAAATGCATCACGGCTTGAGATTGAGTCACAAAACCCATAGTCCAGAGCCATATCAGCATTACTCTTATTCAGATCATATTGGATAAAAACCTGTCATGTAAAAATCAGGATAGCATGGAGTGAGCGCCTCCAGCTGTTTAAGCTCCAGCTGACGATAACAATtcagttaaaatattttaaatatcaagtgACATCATAGCAAATTCTCAACAGTTTTACCAACATGAAATTACTGGAATCGAACACATGCCTTGGATTTATTACCAATTAAAGACCGAGCATCCGCTGATCAAAAACTACAAGTGATCGTAATAGAGAAACACAATTCATTTGAATAATAAGGCAGTCCAAATGTACAGTTCGATCACCATGTCACATAGGCAATTGCACGATAGCTTGGGCAATTATTGAACTCTAACATAGACGGGACTCAAGACTTAGTAATGAAGCTAACCTGCTCATCAGCCTTGAGTGCTAACGGACTCCTCAACGCAAACAGGTAATCCCAGGAGAAAAGGCCTGCAGGTCCTCTAACCTCCGAGGCATGATCTTCTGTAGTAACTCTAGCATTGTGGTTGATCTGAAACAATTAAATcacattaaaaaaatcaaaatttaaaaatgaattCATGAATTGTAATGTAGCATAGCTCGAGGATACTTAAAATAAAAAGTGTAGGAGAGCATCAAGACCACAGAGTTTACCAGGTCCGCAAAGGGGATTACTACAAGATTTTGGTTACGAAGACGTGAAAATGCCCTCGATCTGAGCATTCCAAATGCCCAAAAGAAATCATCCAATGTCATGGGAAATGGAAAAAGCTGCTTGTTTGTAAGAATGACTTCTTTTGTCAATTTATGGAATTCATTCTGAACATACTCTTTGACACCTAAAGTAGTATTCAACAGCTGAGTTCCTGCAGAATGACAATGTTGGATGTCCAAAACTTTAAGTGATATACAAATGTAAGAAACTAATATGTACCGTTCTGGATGCCATCttaattttattgcaagaattgTCGAATAAAGCAAGATAAATTATTTAATCCCAGACTAAATTAGTAAAGCTTAAATATTTTTACATTTCTCAAACACCCAGCTCAAGTATAACAAGATGCTAACCTTGAATTTCGAGAAGTTCCTCTTCTGACCTGCACTGGAGTAAAACACAGTAGAATACTCATCAAGACAATTTCAAACATTTCTCCCTTAACAACAATCAACAAACAAATTTGAGCTACACCCACCAATATATAGTAGAATTAGTGTACTCTGGAAGAACATCAATATAAAATTTCCACTTTGAATCCTCCCCTATATACTTCTCCCTCAGCAAGAACAAAGCCACAGCAATCCAAGGCTTCAATCCAGAGCACACACTCCCAATCGCAGAAGTCGCCACAGCATCTTCATTAATCCAAAACCTCTTGGGAATCTCCAAAACAACCTCGTTTCTGGAAATATCCCTTGTTGCGACAAGTCCCAGCCCTTCAGGCACAACGCCTGGCTTAACCGGAGTCTTTGCTGAAACAACCCCTTCATCTTTCAACCATTGCCAGAAAATTTTCACTGCTGGCGGGATTTTGGTGTCGGTTTCCGTGGAGAGAACCGAGTTTACAAAGACTGGTCTTTTCCggttgaatttttgaaaaatgggCTTCGTTTTCAAGAAAGTGAGGTGGGTTTCCCTTGAAGTTTTGACTATGGAAGAGGATGCTGGCGGGGTGAGAAAAAGGAGAGTATTCATAGTATTGGCAGTTGCAGATGAGGTTGGTGGTTGATGACACAATGTATATGATAGCTTCCGGTTGTGGATAAGTCGGGAGATCTATTGTATTTCATATAATGTAAAGatgatgaaaaatataataacgAAAATTAGATAATGTTTAAAGTCGTTTAAATAACATCATGTTTATAAGTATTTATCAATCTAAATATATcgaaacacaatacataaaattatatcatgattataaataatatatattcacTTATTTATATAACATTTTTCAATCCGCGACATAATACAGCTCTTTTATATGataaatcaacaaaattatttttcattcaaatattattcaaaataaaaaaaaaaacaataaaaataaaattaaaagaataGTGAATTTTACCAAAATCAGAACTAAAATTGACTTAAATAGAGTACACATAGACAAACATCTAGGCTTGTCAAATTGGATCAGGTCCGCCGGGTCGGACCGCCTCTTCATAAAAATTGAGCGGGTTGggttaataaaataacagctCGTTTGGAGGCGGAGCCAAACGGATTGAGCCCGTTTGGGTTGCGGCCAAACGGGTTGACCCGTCAAATTAGggtataatttatattttaaattttatataaaaattcctATTTCTTCATTATTTTTTCTCATGTGCCTAAGCCCGTCAAATTAGGgtagaattttatatttttaagttttatataaaaattcctATTTCTTCCTTACGCATGTGCCTAACTTCAATCACTCTGGTAAAATCTCtatgcttcttttttttttgaagatgTTATACTCTCCAGTCTCCTCCCTTTTTTTAATGTTTAACTCGAACTAATCCAGAATTATcgaaataatatagtaaataaagTAAGTATGTGTATTGTTGaacacataatattttttaaaatttacaacCGTATGTTTCCTCGACTTTCTGTTTCTTCTAATATTTCTcactttttaagaaaatgtgGATGGTAAGAGCTAGGTGTCAAATGTGGACAAACCCTTAAGATcgttaatttttgttttcttgtgAAGACAAATCTTTAAGAAACTGGAGAAATGTATACTACAAAAGAGAGTTCACATTTAAAGGTTTCAttgatattattaatttttagtaCATATGTACGATGAAATCTTGTGTGAATTAGAATaatcactttatttttttatggattataTTGATTGTTGTATGCTTTCAATGTCTTATTTCAatgtttttaagtttttttattaaactatttgactgaaatatatttttcttctatgtttattttaatattttttagtatttttttaaaaataataaacggGTTGGCCCGCCTAACCCGCGGCCCAAGATGGGTTGGGCTGGGTTGGCCATTTAGAGGCCCGCCCCGCCCCGTCTAATGGCGGGTTGCGGCGGGTTACGGGCCCGCCCCGTCAGCCCGTTTTGACATGtatacaaacatcaaataaaattctcttaatttactaaattatcaaaataatgttaaaataaaatcagTAAACTTGTTTTTAAAGTAAATATCACTTTTGTTTTTACTAACTTTTAATACATTGcggattttatttaatttctatgTTTTTTAGAATACATATCATAGATAATTAattctatatcagaatgaatcatttataaattaatattggtgattaataatttaagaaaaataaaattttaacataatacaactcaaataagtaTACATAGTaataacatatataaataaaataatatataatacttagttaaaaaaattatgtgtaaaattgtaatatataacaaatgataataaactatcaatataattcatatttattataaggattatattgattaaatttttttaaagattatatcataaattaagtttaaaatttagaagaaaaaaaaagaagaatgtgtattaatgtcTAAATATATCTAAGATGAACAACGAATCATAAAAATTGACTAagaaatgtaaataaataattttttgtcataaaatttagaaaataaagaagaatgtgaattaATATCCGAATTTATCAAAGATGGacaatgaattacaaaaaaCCCCTTAAAAAGACATATTAATTTGCTAAATTAAAAGAATAAGgaaatgtaaaaaaataatttttttggcatAAAATTTAAGAAATAAAGAGAAATGTGTATTAATGTCCAAATTCATTTAAGATGGACAATGAATTAAAAAAACCCTTAAGAAATTGACTAAGAaatgtaaataaatatttttttgtcataaaatttagaaaataaagaagaataTGAATTAATGCCCAAATTTATCAAAGACGAACAATGAATAACAAAAAAACccttaaaaaaacatattaatttaatttgctaactttaatgaacaaataaatttaaaaaaataatttttttgacataaaatttaaaaaataaaaagaaatatgTATTAATGTCCAAACTCATTTAAGATGGacaatgaattataaaaaaccGTTAAGATAACCTAATAATTTAATTGGTCAACTTAAATGAACAAGGACATATaaagaaattcacaattgaagTGGTATATTTATATGAAGATGGACAATGAATAACAAAAAAACCATTAAAAAgacatattattttaatttgctAACTTTAATGAACaaggaaatttaaaaaaaaaataattttttggcaTAAAATTTAAGAAATAAAGAGGAATATGTATTAATGTCCAAACTCATTTAAGATGGacaatgaattacaaaaaaaacCCCTTAAGATAACCTAATAATTGAATTGGCCAACTTGAATGAACAAAGACatataagaaaattcacaattgaagtgatatatttatatgtatgttatatatatatatacatatatttatgaaatatacagttttgatatcctgctcatATACCATGCACACTTTTGTGAAAATAAAGGTATGCATAGTAGGTATGCAAGATATCAAaactgtatatatatttttattataacaaAGGTGATAAAGgttaatgaatatatatatttttttattttaggaaaattatcggcacaactaaataaataaatagccTAATTGATTTCCAAAATAACTTCCATATTTAAACTCCATGTTGGCTTAACTCATCTAAACCATCCGATatcataaatatttgattttagaAAATAAGGTTTTTCACCATATGTTTTATGTTGAAAAACTGATATCGGTTTGAGCAAAAAGATTCACAAACTTATGTGTATGTATGACCTAATTATCCTTACAAAAGAATGgaacataataaaaatatgataaagtGCATGTAATGTATTTACTTGTGAGGTGTTTTCACCGAAGTTGATAATATTTCCTGACAGCATtctcaataaatttttttcagaAGTGATAGCTCTAACACTAGAAGAGCAATGTGTTGTACGTGTGTTGTCCTAGATGTTGTAATATCTAAGACAATATCCGTgagtgatcagaatgtgcatATGCATGGAAATTTCCTAAGATTGAAAAATATCTCAAAATCTAATGCTTTTGTGAATATGTTCGCCAGTTGGTTATTAGTCCCAACAAATGCCATGCGGATCAAACATTTCTGTACtgaatctcgaataaaatgatgtctaatgTTAACGTATTTTGTTAGAGAGCAttgtactggattttttgaGATGTTAGTTGCACTTACGTTATCACATTATGCTATGAGAGTATCGCTCTTAAGCAATAGTCTTCTACTATTTGATTCATCCATGGAAGTTGAGAGCAACATCTTTCAACTACCACATATTTAGATTCAACAGTCGAGAGTGACACACAATTTTTCTTCCAATTATACCATGAAACTAAGTTATTTCTAAGGTATAAATAACCTCCCGTAATGCTCTTTCTGTCATCTAAATCCCCAGCTCAATCGGCATCACTAAATATTACTCAATTGGTTTCTCTAGTGTACCACAATCTCAGATCCGAAGTGTCTGATTTGTATCATAATATATGTTTCACAACTTTTAAGTGTGATTTTGGGATTTGATTGGTACATCACACACAAACATACATTAAACATGATATCTGGATGGCTTGCAGTCAAATATAGGAGACTGCTAATAATGCTGCAGTAAaaagtgttgtcaacaccttcAATAACATTGTCTTTGCATAGTTTCTCACTAGACTACATCGGAGTTTTCATGTGTTTATTGTTATCATGTCAAAATTTCTTCACTAAATTCTTTGAATATTTGTTTTGAGacaaaaagatttcatcttACAATTGCTTTATTTGAAGGTCAAGGAAGAAACATAACCCGCCTACCatgttattttcaaatttcgAAGACATACATTCAACAAAATTATTCACATGATTTTTTGAAGAAGCACAAAaaattatcatcaacataaacttgaCATATGAGTATATCATGCTTCAATATTTGAACGAAAAGAGTTTTATTGACCTCACCTT contains:
- the LOC140830603 gene encoding ribulose-1,5 bisphosphate carboxylase/oxygenase large subunit N-methyltransferase, chloroplastic-like, whose product is MNTLLFLTPPASSSIVKTSRETHLTFLKTKPIFQKFNRKRPVFVNSVLSTETDTKIPPAVKIFWQWLKDEGVVSAKTPVKPGVVPEGLGLVATRDISRNEVVLEIPKRFWINEDAVATSAIGSVCSGLKPWIAVALFLLREKYIGEDSKWKFYIDVLPEYTNSTIYWSEEELLEIQGTQLLNTTLGVKEYVQNEFHKLTKEVILTNKQLFPFPMTLDDFFWAFGMLRSRAFSRLRNQNLVVIPFADLINHNARVTTEDHASEVRGPAGLFSWDYLFALRSPLALKADEQVFIQYDLNKSNADMALDYGFCDSISSRDAFTLTLGISETDDFYADKLDIAEINDLGETAYFDIKYGQPLPTAMLPYLRLVALGGTDAFLLESIFRNSIWGFLELPVSRANEELICQTVCRACESALSGYHTTIEEDEKLKEGGTLSPRLQTAVGVRLGEKRVLQQIYDVFKERELELDALEYYQERRLKDLGLVGEQGDIIFWEPK